A window from Cryptomeria japonica chromosome 1, Sugi_1.0, whole genome shotgun sequence encodes these proteins:
- the LOC131856609 gene encoding formin-like protein 5, translating to MVFTTPDESQAYEVNEKARKFGKDKAKIEPSFKAFEEDPEDESLDEREAKFVRKLKKGYRGAPCHHTALRDLRSHIPTDHHRSFPAPLLLYLRSPAPCVLRRHPPPAAPQLPGRRLAWPPHRRLPPLDPASSATCAALGYWPPWLCLTWTPPSPPMPSRREIYGPARHRRPWPLLPPPMALPPPGSFVLTAAPYDATTAGPSPYRLRLQPSLPGPQPPLCPARRPAVAQLGPATQLPGLPPMPGRHFATWFRFAQPPGSST from the exons ATGGTATTTACCACTCCAGATGAGAGTCAAGCTTATGAAgtgaatgaaaaggcaag gaagtttggaaaagacaaagctaagaTTGAGCCTTCCTTTAAAGcctttgaggaagatccagaagatgaAAGTTTAGATGAGAGGGAAGCAaaatttgtaaggaaattgaagaaag ggtaccgtggggccccctgcCACCACACGGCCCTACGGGACCTCAGGTCCCACATCCCTACCGACCACCACAGGTCTTTTCCAGCACCTCTGCTCTTGTATCTCCGGTCCCCGGCCCCCTGCGTTCTCCGACGGCACCCACCGCCTGCGGCCCCCCAGCTCCCTGGCCGCCGCCTAGCCTGGCCTCCCCACCGCCGGCTTCCGCCACTCGACCCGGCCTCCTCTGCCACTTGTGCAGCTCTTGGCTACTGGCCACCCTGGCTCTGCCTGACTTGGACTCCTCCTTCGCCGCCTATGCCTAGCCGCCGAGAAATCTATGGCCCGGCCCGCCATCGCCGACCCTGGCCCTTACTGCCTCCGCCTATGGCCCTGCCACCGCCGGGCTCCTTTGTACTCACCGCTGCTCCCTACGATGCCACCACTGCCGGCCCTAGCCCTTACCGCCTCCGCTTGCAGCCCTCACTACCCGGCCCCCAGCCGCCGCTTTGCCCGGCCCGCCGCCCAGCCGTCGCTCAGCTTGGCCCCGCCACTCAACTCCCCGGCCTACCACCCATGCCTGGCCGCCACTTTGCCACTTGGTTCCGCTTCGCCCAACCCCCTGGGAGCTCCACCTAG